A genomic window from Passer domesticus isolate bPasDom1 chromosome Z, bPasDom1.hap1, whole genome shotgun sequence includes:
- the LOC135290414 gene encoding eotaxin-like: MALRPFLMLLLAATLLITQAQGIGSSALDCCLKNKPLKKEISGVVTSYRLQGPESGCYLHSVVLITKKNRKICASPDDDTVQKLMQQLNKKDKNDKSRKKGQRPRGRPKKQRRQRA, translated from the exons ATGGCTCTCCGCCCCTtcctgatgctgctgctggctgccaccCTGCTCATCACCCAGGCTCAAG GCATTGGAAGCTCAGCCTTGGACTGCTGCCTGAAGAACAAACCTTTGAAGAAGGAAATCAGTGGCGTGGTGACATCCTACCGCCTCCAGGGACCCGAGTCGGGATGTTACCTTCATTCTGTTGT gctcATCACCAAGAAGAACAGGAAAATCTGCGCCTCTCCCGATGATGACACTGTCCAGAAGCTGATGCAGCAGCTGAACAAGAAGGACAAGAATGACAAGAGCAGGAAGAaggggcagcgtcccagaggcAGACCCAAGAAGCAGAGGCGGCAGCGGGCCTAA